A section of the Mesorhizobium loti genome encodes:
- a CDS encoding type II toxin-antitoxin system RelE/ParE family toxin: MQTFSDTSSRRGSPDAARNFVLRIEGRCQNIGNAPRGGRSRDDIVPGLRTVPFEHSAVIAYVIEGDVVRIVNIFYGGRDYETLMRGGGSNDAS; this comes from the coding sequence TTGCAGACATTTTCAGATACCTCGTCGAGGCGCGGAAGCCCTGACGCCGCGAGAAATTTCGTTCTGCGCATCGAAGGCCGTTGCCAGAACATCGGCAATGCACCTCGCGGCGGCCGCTCGCGCGACGACATTGTGCCGGGGCTGCGAACCGTCCCGTTCGAACACTCGGCCGTTATCGCCTACGTGATCGAGGGCGATGTTGTCCGCATCGTCAATATCTTCTACGGCGGCCGCGACTACGAGACGCTGATGCGCGGTGGCGGTTCGAACGACGCCTCCTAG
- the yajC gene encoding preprotein translocase subunit YajC, which translates to MFVTPAYAQGIGGTSPDMLISILPFVLIFVIMYFLIIRPQRTQLKKRGEMLAAVRRGDTVVTGGGFVGKVTKVIDDNELEIDLGGGTKVTALRSTIADVRVKGEPVANQNAKK; encoded by the coding sequence ATGTTCGTGACACCGGCATACGCCCAAGGCATCGGCGGCACCTCTCCCGATATGCTCATCAGCATTTTGCCGTTTGTCCTGATTTTCGTGATCATGTATTTTCTGATCATCCGCCCGCAGCGCACGCAGCTGAAGAAGCGCGGCGAGATGCTGGCGGCGGTCCGTCGCGGCGATACTGTCGTCACCGGCGGCGGTTTCGTCGGCAAGGTGACGAAGGTGATCGACGACAATGAGCTCGAGATCGACCTAGGCGGCGGCACCAAGGTGACGGCGCTGCGCTCGACGATCGCCGACGTACGCGTCAAGGGCGAACCCGTGGCGAACCAGAACGCCAAGAAATAA
- the trmFO gene encoding methylenetetrahydrofolate--tRNA-(uracil(54)-C(5))-methyltransferase (FADH(2)-oxidizing) TrmFO: protein MSKNPIHIIGGGLAGSEAAWQVAQAGVPVVLHEMRPVRGTDAHKTDGLAELVCSNSFRSDDAENNAVGLLHAEMRLAGSLIMSAGDANQVPAGGALAVDRDGFSEAVTKKLEAHPLIAIQREEVPGLPPADWDQAIIATGPLTAPGLAQSIAEATGADALAFFDAIAPIIHFDTIDMDICWFQSRYDKVGPGGTGKDYINCPMDKEQYLAFVQALIDGQKTEFKQWEGTPYFDGCLPIEIMAERGVETLRYGPMKPMGLTNAHNPTVKAYAVVQLRQDNALGTLYNMVGFQTKLKHAEQVRIFRTIPGLENADFARLGGLHRNTYINSPTLLDASLQLKSRPGLRFAGQITGCEGYVESAAIGLLAGRFAAAERLGYAPSLPPLTTAFGALLNHITGGHIVSDDEPGKRSFQPMNVNFGLFPPMEAPKTEGKRLRGKDKTVAKRHAITSRALGDCRQWLGLPAQAAQAAE from the coding sequence ATGAGCAAAAATCCTATCCACATCATCGGCGGTGGTCTCGCCGGTTCCGAAGCCGCATGGCAGGTGGCGCAGGCCGGCGTTCCCGTTGTTCTACATGAGATGCGGCCGGTTCGGGGCACGGACGCCCACAAGACCGATGGCCTGGCCGAGCTGGTCTGTTCCAATTCCTTCCGCTCCGACGATGCCGAAAACAACGCGGTCGGGCTGCTGCACGCCGAAATGCGGCTGGCCGGCTCCTTGATCATGAGTGCCGGCGACGCCAACCAGGTGCCGGCCGGCGGCGCGCTTGCCGTCGACCGCGACGGTTTCTCCGAGGCCGTGACGAAGAAGCTCGAAGCACACCCGCTGATCGCCATCCAGCGCGAGGAAGTGCCAGGCCTGCCGCCAGCGGACTGGGACCAGGCGATCATCGCCACGGGGCCGCTGACCGCGCCTGGACTTGCCCAGTCGATCGCCGAGGCGACCGGCGCCGACGCGCTCGCCTTCTTCGACGCCATCGCGCCGATCATCCATTTCGACACGATCGACATGGACATTTGCTGGTTCCAGTCGCGCTACGACAAGGTCGGGCCTGGCGGTACCGGCAAGGACTACATCAATTGCCCGATGGACAAGGAGCAGTACCTTGCCTTCGTGCAGGCATTGATCGACGGCCAGAAGACGGAATTCAAGCAATGGGAAGGCACGCCCTATTTCGACGGCTGCCTGCCGATCGAGATCATGGCCGAGCGCGGCGTCGAGACGCTGCGCTACGGGCCGATGAAGCCGATGGGCCTGACCAACGCGCACAATCCGACGGTGAAGGCCTATGCGGTCGTCCAGCTCCGGCAGGACAATGCGCTGGGCACGCTCTACAACATGGTCGGTTTCCAGACCAAGTTGAAGCACGCTGAGCAGGTCCGTATCTTCCGCACCATTCCGGGCCTGGAAAACGCCGACTTCGCTCGCCTCGGCGGCCTGCACCGCAATACCTACATCAACTCGCCGACGCTGCTCGACGCCTCGCTGCAGCTGAAGTCGCGCCCTGGCCTGCGTTTCGCCGGCCAGATCACCGGTTGCGAAGGCTATGTCGAAAGCGCCGCCATCGGCCTGCTCGCCGGCCGCTTCGCCGCCGCCGAACGGCTCGGCTATGCGCCGTCGCTGCCGCCGCTCACCACGGCCTTCGGCGCGCTGCTCAACCACATCACAGGCGGCCATATTGTTTCCGACGATGAGCCAGGCAAGCGCTCGTTCCAGCCGATGAACGTTAATTTCGGCCTGTTCCCCCCGATGGAAGCGCCGAAGACCGAAGGCAAGCGACTGCGCGGCAAGGACAAGACAGTCGCCAAAAGGCACGCCATCACGTCACGCGCGCTGGGCGATTGCCGGCAATGGCTGGGGCTGCCGGCGCAGGCAGCGCAGGCGGCGGAATAA
- a CDS encoding Mth938-like domain-containing protein: MTGKGIVIREAHFPGRAPIEAYGNGGFRFADMSHRGSLLCLPSGIHGWEPADAAALTVADFDKLLAEADKVEILLVGMGRDLRPLPAALRAALKEAGIASDPMSTGAAVRTYNVLLAEDRAVAAALIAVD, translated from the coding sequence GTGACCGGCAAAGGGATCGTCATCCGCGAGGCGCATTTCCCAGGCCGCGCTCCGATCGAGGCCTATGGCAATGGCGGGTTTCGCTTTGCCGACATGTCGCATCGCGGCTCGTTGCTGTGCCTACCATCCGGCATCCATGGCTGGGAGCCGGCGGACGCTGCGGCGCTGACGGTGGCGGATTTCGACAAACTTCTGGCCGAGGCCGACAAGGTCGAGATCCTGCTGGTCGGCATGGGCAGGGATCTCCGGCCGTTGCCGGCAGCGTTGCGGGCGGCGCTGAAAGAGGCGGGCATAGCGTCCGATCCGATGTCGACCGGAGCGGCGGTGCGAACCTACAATGTCCTTCTGGCGGAAGACCGCGCCGTGGCTGCCGCGCTCATCGCCGTCGATTGA
- a CDS encoding sterol desaturase family protein, with translation MESYDFPQVTQLAIPFFVAAILIELWLVRSGRAKGSFETRDTLTSLMMGTGNVVAGLLLGVVSYWALLWLWQFRVFNLGLSAWVFLAAFLLDDLRYYVYHRIAHRVRWVWAEHVNHHSSQHYNLSTALRQSWTGLFTFMFVLQAPLVLLGFHPAVIAFTFGFNLVWQFWIHTETIGKMWGWFELIFNTPSHHRVHHATNPRYLDANYAGTLIIWDRMFGTFVEELEEDRPRYGIVKNLGTFNPLKVAFHEWIGMFRDAFLPGLTLRERLNYLIKPPGWSHDGSRETSESLKAAYVRRNPAEAGKPGLPMASAEPAE, from the coding sequence ATGGAGAGCTATGATTTCCCGCAGGTCACCCAACTCGCCATTCCGTTCTTCGTCGCCGCGATCCTGATCGAGCTCTGGCTGGTGCGCAGCGGCCGCGCCAAGGGCTCGTTCGAGACGCGCGATACGCTGACCAGCCTGATGATGGGTACCGGCAATGTCGTCGCCGGGCTGCTGCTTGGTGTCGTCTCCTACTGGGCGCTGCTGTGGCTATGGCAGTTCCGCGTCTTCAATCTCGGCCTGTCGGCCTGGGTGTTCCTGGCCGCCTTCCTGCTCGATGATCTGCGCTACTATGTCTATCACCGCATTGCGCACCGGGTGCGCTGGGTGTGGGCCGAGCATGTCAACCATCATTCGAGCCAGCACTACAATCTGTCGACGGCGCTCCGGCAAAGCTGGACCGGGCTGTTCACCTTCATGTTCGTGCTGCAGGCGCCGCTGGTGCTGCTCGGCTTCCATCCGGCGGTGATCGCCTTCACCTTCGGCTTCAACCTGGTCTGGCAGTTCTGGATCCACACCGAGACCATCGGCAAGATGTGGGGCTGGTTCGAATTGATCTTCAACACGCCGTCCCACCACCGCGTCCACCATGCCACCAACCCGCGCTATCTCGACGCCAACTATGCCGGAACGCTGATCATCTGGGACCGGATGTTCGGTACCTTCGTCGAGGAATTGGAGGAGGACCGGCCGCGCTACGGCATCGTCAAGAATCTCGGCACCTTCAACCCGCTGAAAGTGGCCTTCCACGAATGGATCGGCATGTTCAGGGATGCGTTTTTGCCGGGCCTGACGCTGCGCGAGCGCCTGAATTACTTGATCAAGCCGCCAGGCTGGAGCCATGACGGCTCGCGCGAAACTTCTGAAAGCCTGAAGGCTGCTTATGTCAGGCGAAATCCCGCCGAGGCGGGGAAGCCGGGACTGCCTATGGCGAGTGCCGAGCCGGCGGAGTAA
- a CDS encoding ATP-binding protein, protein MTDSTIDALNKKLDRLIEAVSRLAPPPVPETDLGEADCFVWQAEPGYLEPVRKVNRVDIGLIRGVDRVRDILVDNTERFAAGHPANNVLLWGARGMGKSSLVKAVHAEINAKARSHNAKSDLPLKLIEIHREDIDTLPKLMGLLKAAPFRFILFCDDLSFDHDDTSYKSLKAALEGGVEGRPANVIFYATSNRRHLLPRDMIDNERSTAINPSEAVEEKVSLSDRFGLWLGFHKCSQDDYLEMVNGYASHHGLDIDPEQLRAEALEWATTRGSRSGRVAWQFTQDLAGRLGRPLKD, encoded by the coding sequence ATGACCGACAGCACCATCGACGCCCTCAACAAGAAACTTGACCGCCTGATCGAGGCCGTCAGCCGCCTCGCCCCGCCGCCCGTGCCCGAAACCGACCTTGGTGAGGCCGATTGCTTCGTCTGGCAGGCGGAGCCGGGCTATCTGGAGCCGGTGCGCAAGGTCAACCGCGTCGATATCGGCCTGATCCGGGGCGTCGACCGTGTCCGCGACATCCTTGTCGACAACACCGAGCGCTTCGCCGCCGGCCATCCGGCCAACAACGTGCTGTTGTGGGGCGCGCGCGGCATGGGCAAATCGTCGCTGGTCAAGGCCGTGCATGCCGAGATCAATGCCAAGGCCAGATCACACAACGCCAAATCCGACCTGCCGCTGAAGCTGATCGAGATCCACCGCGAGGACATCGACACGCTGCCGAAGCTGATGGGTTTGCTGAAGGCAGCCCCCTTCCGTTTCATCCTGTTTTGCGACGATCTGTCCTTCGATCACGACGATACGTCCTACAAGTCGCTGAAGGCAGCTCTTGAGGGCGGCGTCGAGGGGCGCCCGGCCAATGTCATCTTCTACGCCACCTCGAACCGCCGCCATCTGTTGCCGCGCGACATGATCGACAATGAGCGCTCGACAGCCATCAACCCGTCCGAGGCAGTCGAGGAAAAGGTCTCGCTGTCCGATCGTTTCGGACTTTGGCTCGGCTTCCACAAATGCTCGCAGGACGACTACCTCGAGATGGTCAACGGCTATGCCAGCCATCATGGCCTCGACATCGATCCCGAGCAGCTGCGCGCCGAGGCGCTGGAATGGGCGACGACACGCGGCAGCCGCTCGGGTCGCGTCGCCTGGCAGTTCACACAGGACCTAGCCGGCCGGCTTGGCAGGCCGCTGAAGGATTGA
- the secDF gene encoding protein translocase subunit SecDF: MLYFSRFKMILIWVAVAITVILAAPNLFSASTLAQLPSWVPKRQMTLGLDLQGGSHILLEMNQNDLIKDRLETTRDEIRTLLRDAKIGYTGLGGTGRTLQVRITDPAQLDAAKKALKTLTDPVAAGLFTGGSIQEMSLDDSEPGLLKFTVTDAGIKYRTSTALAQSIEVVERRVNELGTTEPIVQRQGDDRILVQVPGLQDPQRLKEILGQTAKLTFQMVDQSMPVQDALKGRPPAGSSVLYSQDDPPVPYLIENRVIVSGENLVDAQATYNSQNNEPVVSFRFDSKGAARFGQATSQNVGKLFAIILDNQVISAPQIREPILGGTGQISGNFTAQSANDLAVLLRAGALPATLTVIEERTVGPGLGQDSIHAGKVAGIIGSILVVAFMFVAYGFLGFLANIALAVHVAMIVGLLSLLGATLTLPGIAGIVLTIGMAVDSNVLIYERIREERRAGRSVIQAIDTGFSKALATIVDSNVTSLIATVVLFYLGTGPVKGFAITYAIGILTTVFTAFTFTRLLVSIWLRRARPKELPKAPVTFIPPGTKIPFMGIRRWTFALSSFLSVLSVVLFMTVDINYGIDFKGGSMIEVKSKSGDANLGDIRARLMELNIGEVQVQQFGAPNDVLIRVGTQDGGENAEQTVIDKVRGELQDQYDFRRVEVVGPTVSGELAKQGTIAMLVALVGILVYVWFRFEWQFAVGAIVATVHDVVMTLGFFVITGLEFNQSSLAAILTIIGYSLNDTIVVYDRVREDLRKYKRMPLPQLLNNAINETLSRTTLTSVTTILALLALVLFGGEVIRSFTMAMLFGVVFGTYSSIFIAAPLLILFKLRPQATADEEKPVGGGKAVAT; encoded by the coding sequence ATGCTGTATTTTTCGCGCTTCAAGATGATCCTGATCTGGGTGGCCGTGGCCATCACAGTGATCCTCGCCGCGCCCAATCTGTTCTCCGCCAGCACGCTGGCCCAGCTGCCGAGCTGGGTGCCGAAGCGGCAGATGACGCTCGGCCTCGATTTGCAGGGCGGTTCACACATCCTGCTCGAGATGAACCAGAACGATCTGATCAAGGATCGGCTGGAGACGACGCGTGACGAAATCCGCACGCTGCTGCGTGACGCAAAGATCGGCTATACCGGCCTTGGCGGCACGGGGCGTACCTTGCAGGTTCGCATCACGGATCCGGCGCAACTCGATGCCGCCAAGAAGGCGTTGAAGACCTTGACCGATCCGGTCGCGGCCGGCCTGTTCACCGGCGGGTCGATCCAGGAAATGTCGCTGGACGATTCCGAGCCGGGCCTGCTCAAGTTCACCGTCACCGACGCCGGAATCAAGTACCGCACGTCGACCGCCTTGGCGCAATCGATCGAAGTGGTTGAGCGCCGCGTGAACGAACTCGGCACCACCGAGCCTATCGTGCAGCGGCAAGGCGACGACCGCATCCTTGTCCAGGTGCCTGGCCTGCAGGATCCGCAGCGGCTGAAGGAAATCCTCGGTCAGACCGCGAAGCTGACCTTCCAGATGGTCGACCAGTCGATGCCGGTGCAGGACGCGCTCAAGGGTCGCCCGCCCGCCGGCTCCTCGGTGCTCTATTCCCAGGACGATCCGCCGGTTCCGTATCTGATTGAAAACCGTGTCATCGTTTCGGGCGAAAACCTCGTCGATGCGCAAGCGACGTACAATTCGCAGAACAACGAGCCGGTGGTTTCATTCCGCTTCGATTCCAAGGGGGCCGCGCGCTTCGGCCAGGCGACGTCGCAGAATGTCGGCAAGCTGTTCGCCATCATCCTCGACAACCAGGTGATTTCGGCGCCGCAGATCCGTGAGCCGATCCTCGGCGGCACCGGCCAGATTTCAGGCAATTTCACCGCCCAGAGCGCCAACGATCTCGCCGTGCTTTTGCGAGCCGGTGCGCTGCCGGCGACGCTGACGGTGATCGAGGAACGCACTGTCGGTCCGGGCCTTGGCCAGGATTCGATCCATGCCGGCAAGGTCGCCGGCATCATCGGTTCGATCCTCGTCGTTGCCTTCATGTTCGTCGCCTACGGCTTCCTCGGCTTCCTCGCCAACATCGCGCTGGCGGTGCACGTGGCGATGATCGTCGGACTGTTGTCGCTGCTTGGGGCGACGCTGACCCTGCCCGGTATTGCCGGTATCGTGCTGACCATAGGCATGGCCGTCGATTCCAACGTGCTGATCTACGAACGTATCCGTGAGGAGCGACGAGCTGGCCGCTCAGTGATCCAGGCGATCGACACCGGCTTCTCGAAGGCGCTGGCGACCATCGTCGATTCCAACGTCACGTCGCTGATCGCCACCGTGGTGCTGTTTTATCTCGGCACCGGTCCGGTGAAGGGCTTTGCCATCACTTACGCCATCGGCATCCTGACCACGGTCTTCACCGCTTTCACCTTCACGCGCCTGCTGGTATCGATCTGGCTGCGCCGCGCTCGCCCGAAGGAGCTGCCGAAGGCGCCGGTGACCTTCATTCCGCCAGGCACCAAGATCCCCTTCATGGGCATCCGTCGCTGGACGTTCGCGCTGTCGAGCTTCCTGTCGGTGTTGTCCGTGGTGCTGTTCATGACGGTCGATATCAATTACGGCATCGACTTCAAGGGCGGCTCGATGATCGAGGTGAAGTCCAAGAGCGGCGACGCCAATCTCGGCGATATCCGTGCCAGGCTGATGGAACTCAACATCGGCGAGGTGCAGGTGCAGCAGTTCGGCGCGCCGAACGACGTGCTGATCCGCGTCGGCACGCAGGATGGCGGCGAGAATGCCGAGCAGACGGTCATCGACAAGGTGCGTGGCGAGCTGCAGGACCAGTATGATTTCCGCCGCGTCGAGGTTGTGGGACCGACGGTTTCCGGCGAACTTGCCAAGCAAGGCACCATCGCCATGCTGGTCGCGCTGGTCGGCATCCTGGTCTATGTCTGGTTCCGTTTCGAATGGCAGTTCGCGGTCGGCGCCATCGTTGCGACCGTGCACGACGTGGTCATGACGCTCGGCTTCTTCGTCATCACCGGCCTTGAATTCAACCAGTCGTCGCTGGCGGCGATCCTGACCATTATCGGCTATTCGCTGAACGACACGATCGTGGTCTATGACCGCGTCCGCGAGGATCTGCGAAAATACAAGCGAATGCCGCTGCCGCAGCTGTTGAACAACGCCATCAACGAGACGCTGTCGCGAACGACGCTGACCTCGGTGACGACGATCCTGGCCTTGCTGGCACTGGTGCTGTTCGGCGGCGAGGTCATCCGCTCCTTCACCATGGCGATGCTGTTCGGTGTCGTGTTCGGCACCTATTCGTCGATCTTCATCGCCGCACCGCTGCTGATCCTGTTCAAGCTGCGGCCGCAGGCCACGGCCGACGAGGAGAAGCCGGTCGGCGGCGGCAAGGCGGTCGCGACCTGA
- a CDS encoding type II toxin-antitoxin system ParD family antitoxin, whose protein sequence is MESAEKLSVTVTPAMARMIREKVEDGSFGSASEVIRAALRAFQREEDEHAERMASIRARVKASIEDTRPNLSGEEVRDRLGRLFAQYSSRADDPAA, encoded by the coding sequence ATGGAATCTGCCGAAAAACTGTCCGTCACCGTCACGCCCGCCATGGCGCGCATGATCCGCGAGAAAGTCGAGGACGGCTCCTTCGGCTCGGCGAGCGAGGTCATCCGTGCGGCGCTCCGCGCCTTCCAGCGCGAAGAGGACGAGCATGCCGAGCGCATGGCCTCGATCAGGGCTCGGGTGAAGGCGTCGATCGAAGATACAAGGCCGAATCTTTCTGGGGAGGAGGTTCGCGACCGCCTTGGACGATTGTTCGCACAGTATTCGAGCCGCGCCGATGATCCGGCGGCTTGA
- a CDS encoding phytoene/squalene synthase family protein: MSQNAKIVMDAVRAADHDRYLTALYAPADKRDALLSLYAFNAEVAGIRDRIHEALPGEVRLQWWRDLIAADNDGAGIGHPTADALKATISVHRLPKLAFENMLEARIFDLYDDPMPSRTDLEGYCGETAAALIQLAAMVLDPVDAPRIAELAGRAGCAQAMTGLLLLLPLHRKRGQCFVPADILAAAGSSPEEFVAGDGGPGAQRAVAAMIALAREHLSAFERGAAELPASLRPAFLPLALSRAYLDKMEGSGHSPLVSVARLSALRRHWLLLRRASKGWPAL; this comes from the coding sequence ATGTCCCAGAATGCCAAAATCGTCATGGACGCGGTGCGCGCCGCCGACCATGACCGGTATCTCACGGCGCTCTACGCGCCGGCCGACAAGCGCGATGCGCTGTTGTCGCTTTACGCTTTCAATGCCGAGGTCGCGGGCATTCGCGACCGCATCCATGAAGCGTTGCCGGGTGAGGTACGGCTGCAATGGTGGCGCGATCTCATCGCCGCCGACAATGATGGCGCAGGCATCGGTCATCCCACCGCCGACGCGCTGAAGGCGACAATTTCCGTCCATCGCCTGCCGAAATTGGCCTTCGAGAACATGCTCGAAGCGCGCATCTTCGATCTCTACGACGATCCGATGCCGTCGCGCACGGATCTGGAAGGCTATTGCGGCGAGACGGCAGCCGCGCTCATCCAGCTTGCGGCGATGGTGCTCGATCCCGTCGACGCGCCGCGGATTGCGGAATTGGCGGGCAGGGCGGGCTGTGCGCAGGCGATGACCGGCCTGCTTCTGCTGTTACCGCTGCACCGCAAGCGCGGGCAATGCTTTGTCCCGGCCGACATCCTGGCGGCGGCGGGATCGTCGCCGGAAGAGTTTGTTGCCGGCGATGGCGGCCCTGGAGCGCAGCGCGCCGTGGCGGCGATGATCGCTCTGGCACGCGAACACCTTTCAGCCTTCGAGCGGGGCGCCGCGGAGTTGCCGGCGTCGTTGCGCCCGGCATTCCTGCCGCTGGCGCTGTCGCGCGCCTATCTCGACAAGATGGAAGGGTCGGGCCATTCACCGCTCGTCAGCGTCGCGCGGCTCTCTGCCTTGCGCCGGCATTGGCTCCTGTTGCGGCGCGCAAGCAAGGGCTGGCCGGCGCTTTGA